In a single window of the Novosphingobium sp. IK01 genome:
- a CDS encoding RelA/SpoT domain-containing protein — MSIWSPPPESKARVRQAGKRIADGNGTDEDFYLVDQWRSSHGYVINTFQIWLKRKIAIKPYNVEFAQRLKRRNTVIDKLKRKNAAGDPLIADVSAMHDFAGCRMIFEDLKDLYDFREYLNSAAVMKNVNHALRYPREKYDYIETPKFTGYRGIHDVYRHLPRGSDRAETRKPWDGLMVEIQYRTRAQHAWATAVEISDLTGCGKRHVKARHWSRFHRFQTMPTVILAGTLPKAGRVWPFWAL; from the coding sequence ATGTCGATTTGGTCCCCACCACCCGAAAGCAAGGCGCGAGTCAGGCAAGCAGGAAAGCGTATCGCGGATGGGAATGGGACAGATGAGGATTTTTATCTGGTAGATCAATGGCGCTCATCCCACGGCTATGTCATCAACACTTTTCAGATCTGGCTAAAGCGGAAAATCGCGATCAAGCCTTACAACGTTGAATTCGCGCAGCGCCTGAAGCGCCGAAATACTGTAATTGATAAGCTGAAACGAAAAAATGCTGCGGGCGACCCTCTTATTGCAGACGTTTCTGCTATGCACGACTTTGCTGGCTGCAGGATGATTTTTGAAGATCTTAAAGATCTTTATGACTTCCGGGAGTATCTTAATTCGGCAGCTGTCATGAAAAACGTCAATCATGCGCTCCGATACCCGCGCGAAAAATATGACTATATTGAAACGCCCAAGTTCACCGGATACCGCGGAATCCATGATGTATATCGGCACCTGCCGCGTGGGAGCGATCGAGCTGAAACCAGGAAGCCCTGGGATGGGCTGATGGTAGAGATTCAATACCGCACACGCGCCCAGCACGCTTGGGCCACAGCAGTTGAAATCTCGGACTTAACAGGCTGCGGAAAAAGGCATGTCAAAGCTCGCCATTGGTCCCGTTTTCACCGCTTCCAGACCATGCCGACAGTCATTCTGGCAGGCACCCTTCCCAAGGCGGGCCGCGTTTGGCCGTTCTGGGCGCTGTGA
- the nadC gene encoding carboxylating nicotinate-nucleotide diphosphorylase, which produces MTDLSIPGFDLAAFVKATLEEDLGLGFPGGGHDVTSESVIPAQARFAGVMDSRDPISVCGLPIAAAFFRALDPAMEIEILVPEGARVEPGTALMRLTGNARAMLTAERAALNTVQHLSGVATLTRTYVDAMGQTKARLLDTRKTIPGFRHLEKYAVRMGGGHNHRMGLWDAAMIKDNHVLVAGGVGPAVARALAAGVRDVICEVDTLDQIEPALQAGATRLLLDNMGPDTLREAIALVAGRVPCEASGGVNLQTIAAIAATGVDYVSVGRLTQSAPAADIGLDFTPL; this is translated from the coding sequence ATGACCGATTTGAGCATTCCGGGTTTTGACCTTGCTGCCTTCGTGAAAGCCACGCTCGAGGAAGACCTCGGGCTGGGCTTTCCGGGCGGCGGCCACGATGTCACCAGCGAAAGCGTGATCCCTGCGCAGGCCCGCTTTGCCGGGGTGATGGACAGCCGCGACCCCATCAGCGTCTGCGGACTTCCCATCGCCGCCGCCTTCTTCCGCGCGCTCGACCCGGCGATGGAGATCGAGATCCTCGTGCCCGAAGGCGCCCGCGTCGAACCGGGCACCGCGCTCATGCGCCTGACCGGCAATGCCCGCGCCATGCTCACCGCCGAACGCGCCGCGCTCAACACCGTGCAGCACCTCTCGGGCGTGGCCACCCTCACCCGCACCTATGTCGATGCCATGGGCCAGACGAAGGCCCGCCTGCTCGATACCCGCAAGACCATCCCCGGCTTCCGCCACCTCGAAAAATACGCCGTGCGCATGGGCGGCGGCCACAACCACCGCATGGGCCTGTGGGACGCAGCGATGATCAAGGACAACCACGTCCTCGTCGCCGGCGGCGTCGGCCCCGCCGTCGCCCGCGCACTGGCCGCTGGCGTGCGCGACGTGATCTGCGAAGTCGACACCCTCGACCAGATCGAACCCGCCCTGCAAGCAGGCGCCACCCGCCTCCTGCTCGACAACATGGGCCCCGACACCCTGCGCGAAGCCATCGCCCTGGTCGCAGGCCGCGTCCCCTGCGAAGCCTCGGGCGGCGTCAACCTCCAGACCATCGCCGCCATCGCCGCCACCGGCGTGGATTACGTCTCGGTCGGCCGCCTGACCCAAAGCGCCCCGGCAGCGGATATCGGCCTCGATTTCACCCCGCTTTGA
- a CDS encoding IS5 family transposase, protein MRGGDERSEGLFSYVSCEARVPPNHPLRAIRAIVDEALDVLSADFDGLYSRIGRPSIPPEKLLRALLLQAFYSVRSERQLMEQMDYNLLFRWFVGLAMDAPIWDVTVFTKNRERLLAGDIAARFLSAIIRHPRVQALISDDHFSVDGTLIEAWASVKSFRPKEEGGPGNDGGDGPSGRNAERDFRGEKRSNATHASTTDPDARLFKKARGQAAKLCHMAHVLMENRNGLVVDTELTHATGTAEREAALTMLERMEGRHRITLGADKNYDTAAFVAALREMDVTPHVAQNNTNRRSAIDRRTTRHPGYGLSQKIRKRIEEVFGWAKTCGTMRKTRHRGRQRVGWSFTLTAAAYNLVRLPKLLAAA, encoded by the coding sequence ATGCGGGGCGGGGACGAACGGAGCGAGGGGCTGTTTTCTTACGTGAGTTGCGAAGCCCGGGTACCGCCCAATCATCCGCTGCGCGCGATCCGGGCCATTGTCGATGAGGCGCTGGATGTGCTGTCGGCAGATTTCGACGGCCTGTATTCCCGCATCGGCAGGCCCTCGATCCCGCCTGAGAAGCTCCTGCGCGCCTTGCTTTTGCAAGCCTTTTATTCGGTCCGCTCGGAGCGCCAGTTGATGGAGCAGATGGATTACAACCTGCTGTTCCGCTGGTTCGTCGGCCTGGCGATGGATGCGCCGATCTGGGATGTCACGGTCTTCACCAAGAACCGCGAGAGGCTGCTGGCCGGCGACATTGCGGCCAGATTTCTGTCAGCGATCATTCGGCATCCGCGCGTGCAGGCGCTTATTTCTGATGATCATTTCTCCGTGGACGGCACGTTGATCGAGGCCTGGGCCAGCGTGAAAAGCTTCCGCCCCAAAGAGGAAGGCGGCCCCGGGAATGACGGTGGCGATGGGCCGAGCGGCCGCAATGCCGAACGCGATTTTCGCGGCGAGAAGCGCAGCAATGCCACCCATGCCTCGACGACCGATCCCGATGCCCGGCTGTTCAAGAAGGCGCGCGGCCAAGCGGCCAAGCTGTGCCACATGGCCCACGTCCTCATGGAAAACCGCAATGGCCTGGTGGTCGATACAGAACTCACCCATGCCACCGGCACCGCAGAGCGCGAGGCCGCGTTGACCATGCTCGAGCGCATGGAGGGGCGCCACCGGATCACGCTGGGGGCGGACAAGAACTATGACACGGCCGCCTTCGTCGCGGCCTTGCGCGAAATGGATGTCACCCCGCATGTCGCGCAGAACAACACCAACCGGCGCTCGGCTATCGATCGGCGCACGACGCGCCATCCCGGCTACGGCCTCTCGCAGAAAATCCGCAAGCGGATCGAGGAGGTGTTCGGATGGGCAAAGACCTGCGGCACCATGCGCAAGACACGCCATCGCGGACGGCAACGCGTCGGGTGGTCCTTCACGCTGACCGCCGCCGCCTACAACCTCGTCAGACTGCCAAAGCTGCTGGCAGCGGCCTAG
- a CDS encoding sensor histidine kinase, with amino-acid sequence MAMLPLRPTPFFGNKNRAFWRLQFAGWGGAMVLRAMSTIANAQPWSFLLIVLIASITGFSISSILSVIYRALINRRPIITWGATAVVLAIAVCLYAFIDAWVISLYRPGSDAGFAQLFVGVFYIDLTLLGAWSALYYAINFYIQVEEQNDHLLYLEAQATSAQLAMLRYQLNPHFLFNTLNSISTLVLLKQTEPANAMLSRLSSFLRYTLINEPTGRVTVAQEVETLKLYLDIELMRFEERLRTEFRIDEDARNALMPSLLLQPLVENAIKYAVSPLEDGAQITIGAQVVGSMLRVTVSDSGPGLPAGTDPSTLFGVNPDSTDSARSHPPLPGAPVSTGVGLPNIRDRLAQAYGSNQRFEAGNRPEGGFAVTIELPYEPREETPASPSSRRLERA; translated from the coding sequence ATGGCTATGCTGCCCCTTCGCCCCACGCCGTTCTTCGGCAACAAGAACCGCGCGTTCTGGCGGCTCCAGTTTGCCGGCTGGGGTGGCGCCATGGTGCTGCGCGCGATGTCGACCATCGCCAATGCCCAGCCCTGGTCGTTCCTGCTGATCGTGCTGATCGCGTCGATCACCGGGTTCTCGATCTCGTCGATCCTCTCGGTGATCTATCGCGCGCTGATCAACCGCCGCCCGATCATCACCTGGGGCGCCACGGCGGTGGTTCTGGCCATCGCGGTGTGCCTCTATGCGTTCATCGACGCCTGGGTGATCAGCCTCTACCGCCCCGGCAGCGACGCGGGCTTTGCCCAGCTGTTCGTCGGGGTGTTCTATATCGACCTGACCCTGCTGGGGGCTTGGTCGGCGCTCTATTACGCGATCAATTTCTACATTCAGGTGGAAGAGCAGAACGACCACCTGCTCTATCTGGAGGCGCAGGCGACTTCGGCCCAGCTGGCCATGCTGCGCTACCAGCTCAACCCGCACTTCCTGTTCAACACGCTCAATTCGATCTCCACGCTGGTCCTGCTCAAGCAGACCGAACCGGCCAATGCCATGCTCAGCCGCCTGTCCTCGTTCCTGCGCTACACGCTGATCAACGAGCCGACCGGGCGGGTGACCGTCGCGCAGGAAGTCGAGACGCTCAAGCTCTACCTCGACATCGAACTGATGCGCTTCGAGGAGCGCCTGCGCACCGAATTCCGCATCGACGAGGACGCGCGCAATGCGCTGATGCCCTCGCTGCTGCTCCAGCCGCTGGTCGAGAACGCGATCAAGTATGCCGTCAGCCCGCTCGAAGACGGCGCCCAGATCACCATCGGCGCGCAAGTCGTCGGCTCCATGCTGCGGGTCACCGTTTCGGACAGCGGACCGGGCTTGCCAGCGGGCACCGATCCCTCGACGCTGTTCGGCGTGAACCCTGATTCCACCGATTCCGCCCGATCCCATCCCCCCCTTCCGGGGGCTCCGGTTTCTACCGGGGTAGGCCTTCCCAATATCCGCGACCGGCTGGCCCAGGCCTATGGCAGCAACCAGCGTTTCGAGGCGGGCAACCGGCCCGAAGGCGGCTTTGCCGTCACCATCGAACTTCCTTACGAACCCCGTGAGGAAACCCCGGCGTCTCCCTCGTCGCGGCGCCTCGAACGGGCCTGA
- a CDS encoding response regulator transcription factor yields the protein MAGRILLVEDDPQIGDYIARGFAEEGFTVDRAANGRDGLFLATDSQFDVVVLDRMLPGMDGLSVLKALRAADVETPVLVLSALGSTDDRVAGLTAGADDYLGKPFSFAELLARVQALMRRGNGRQKAQDTVLRCADLELDRLTRLVRRGARKITLQPREFRLLEYMLLHQGEVVTRTMLLEAVWDYHFDPGTNVIDVHISRLRRKIDDGEERALFHTVRGAGYRMAAD from the coding sequence GTGGCCGGACGCATACTATTGGTTGAAGATGATCCCCAGATCGGGGACTATATCGCACGCGGCTTTGCCGAAGAGGGGTTTACCGTCGACCGTGCGGCCAATGGCCGTGATGGACTGTTTCTGGCCACCGACAGCCAGTTCGATGTCGTCGTGCTCGATCGCATGTTGCCCGGCATGGATGGACTTTCCGTTCTCAAGGCGCTTCGGGCTGCCGACGTGGAAACTCCGGTTCTCGTCCTTTCGGCACTGGGCAGCACCGACGACCGCGTGGCCGGGCTGACCGCCGGGGCCGACGACTATCTGGGCAAGCCGTTCTCGTTCGCCGAACTGCTGGCGCGGGTCCAGGCCCTGATGCGGCGCGGCAATGGACGGCAGAAGGCACAGGACACCGTGCTGCGCTGCGCCGATCTCGAACTCGACCGACTCACCCGTCTGGTCCGGCGTGGCGCGCGCAAGATCACGCTCCAGCCGCGCGAATTCCGCCTGCTCGAATACATGCTGCTCCACCAGGGCGAGGTCGTCACCCGCACGATGCTGCTCGAAGCGGTGTGGGACTATCACTTCGACCCCGGCACCAATGTGATCGATGTCCACATCAGCCGCCTGCGCCGCAAGATCGACGATGGCGAGGAACGCGCGCTGTTCCACACCGTGCGCGGCGCGGGCTATCGCATGGCTGCCGACTGA
- a CDS encoding DsbA family protein has translation MTAVPERRSFLILLGLVAAVAAALAWWVVASRRATQEIASSAPGEMTQAQLTKALSDAGIDPAQRVAIEGLVRQTLIDHPEILSEAAQALEARESASRLAPLRGALETPFPGAVLGNPQGKQTLVEFTDFACTFCRASVAEVEALIAANPDLRVVVRELPIISEQSLPAARMGLAAAAQGKYAAFHKAMFSGESPSPASIAAAAAKAGLDMPAARAFAARPDTTTELQRNLALARQLGISGTPAWVVGDQFLSGAVGRDRLQEALTAGKAKGA, from the coding sequence ATGACAGCCGTTCCCGAACGCCGTTCGTTCCTGATCCTGCTGGGGCTGGTGGCCGCCGTGGCCGCCGCCCTGGCCTGGTGGGTCGTGGCCAGCCGCCGCGCCACGCAGGAAATCGCCAGTTCCGCGCCCGGCGAGATGACGCAGGCCCAGTTGACCAAGGCCCTGTCCGACGCCGGGATCGACCCGGCCCAGCGCGTCGCGATCGAGGGCCTCGTGCGCCAGACCCTGATCGACCATCCCGAAATCCTCAGCGAAGCCGCACAGGCCCTCGAAGCGCGCGAAAGCGCCAGCCGCCTCGCGCCCTTGCGCGGCGCGCTCGAAACGCCCTTCCCCGGCGCGGTGCTGGGCAATCCGCAGGGCAAGCAGACCCTCGTCGAGTTCACCGACTTTGCCTGCACGTTCTGCCGCGCCAGTGTCGCCGAAGTCGAGGCGCTGATCGCCGCCAACCCCGACTTGCGCGTGGTCGTGCGCGAATTGCCGATCATCTCGGAACAGAGCCTGCCCGCCGCACGCATGGGGCTGGCAGCCGCCGCGCAGGGCAAGTATGCGGCCTTCCACAAGGCCATGTTCAGCGGCGAATCCCCCAGCCCCGCCAGCATCGCCGCCGCCGCCGCCAAGGCCGGGCTCGACATGCCCGCCGCGCGGGCTTTTGCCGCCCGGCCCGACACCACGACCGAGCTTCAGCGCAACCTCGCCCTCGCCCGCCAGCTGGGCATCAGCGGCACCCCGGCCTGGGTGGTCGGCGACCAGTTTCTGAGCGGCGCCGTGGGCCGAGACCGGCTTCAGGAAGCACTCACCGCCGGAAAGGCCAAGGGCGCGTGA
- a CDS encoding sensor histidine kinase, with protein MPETLTPGASVQRRPLSPTMLRLVASVFVLQLLSSVVAIFFLRTEMLGVVRTDREEQVIDVRDDLLAAYYDGGRAVLADYIRQQRGSAADPGIFITLSGPGHKPVISNVGYVPEIIPQVRPHSVLIRTGADAPDVEALVLASSLPDGGKLIVGLMGASEKRFNLAFATAIGLTITVAVTLSLISAVALGVALSRRTHEIASAAEELAAGNFGMRLDEGHSGDGFDHLRLQMNRMAERIAALVAELGAVSGALAHDLRSPVTRLSAAIDTALVRMEQARASTGSGTGTGAAGPEIAEATEALLAARADADGLRAMLETALEISRLQGGAVQDRRVALDLAEVAADMVELYEPLAEQSGVALTLALSPAPVRADRELISRALANCIDNALKYGGDTITVRTADTEDGVVLEVLDNGPGIAPEDRARVVERFVRLDNARTRPGGGLGLAMVDAVARLHGGRLVLDEAPGGGLAVALHLPKR; from the coding sequence ATGCCTGAGACCCTGACGCCCGGTGCTTCGGTCCAGCGACGGCCGCTGTCGCCCACCATGTTGCGGCTGGTGGCCAGCGTCTTCGTGCTGCAACTGCTGTCGAGCGTGGTGGCGATCTTCTTCCTGCGCACCGAGATGCTCGGCGTGGTCCGCACCGACCGCGAGGAACAGGTGATCGACGTGCGCGACGACCTGCTGGCCGCCTATTACGACGGCGGACGCGCCGTGCTGGCCGACTACATCCGCCAGCAGCGCGGCAGCGCCGCCGATCCGGGCATCTTCATCACCCTGTCGGGGCCGGGCCACAAGCCCGTGATCAGCAATGTCGGCTATGTCCCCGAAATCATCCCGCAAGTCCGCCCCCACAGCGTCCTGATCCGCACCGGCGCCGATGCGCCCGATGTCGAGGCGCTGGTCCTGGCCAGTTCGCTGCCCGATGGCGGCAAGCTGATCGTGGGGCTGATGGGGGCCAGCGAAAAGCGCTTCAACCTCGCCTTCGCCACGGCCATCGGCCTGACCATCACGGTGGCCGTCACCCTTTCGCTGATCAGCGCGGTGGCGCTGGGCGTGGCGCTCAGCCGCCGCACGCATGAAATCGCCAGCGCCGCCGAGGAACTGGCAGCGGGCAATTTCGGGATGCGTCTCGACGAAGGCCACAGCGGCGACGGCTTCGATCACTTGCGCCTCCAGATGAACCGCATGGCCGAGCGCATCGCCGCGCTGGTGGCCGAACTGGGCGCGGTCTCGGGCGCGCTGGCCCACGACTTGCGCTCGCCGGTCACGCGCCTGTCGGCTGCCATCGACACCGCGCTCGTCCGCATGGAGCAGGCCCGTGCCAGTACCGGCAGCGGCACCGGCACCGGCGCTGCGGGCCCCGAAATCGCCGAGGCGACCGAAGCCCTGCTCGCCGCCCGTGCCGATGCCGATGGCCTGCGCGCGATGCTCGAAACCGCGCTGGAAATCAGCCGCCTTCAGGGCGGCGCGGTGCAGGATCGCCGCGTGGCGCTCGATCTGGCCGAAGTGGCCGCCGACATGGTCGAACTCTACGAACCGCTGGCCGAGCAATCGGGCGTCGCGCTCACCCTCGCGCTCAGCCCGGCCCCGGTGCGCGCCGACCGCGAACTGATCTCGCGCGCGCTGGCCAACTGCATCGACAATGCCCTCAAATATGGCGGCGACACGATCACCGTGCGCACCGCCGATACCGAAGATGGCGTCGTGCTCGAAGTGCTCGACAATGGCCCCGGCATCGCGCCCGAAGACCGCGCGCGGGTGGTCGAACGCTTCGTCCGGCTCGACAATGCGCGCACCCGGCCCGGTGGCGGACTGGGCCTGGCCATGGTCGATGCGGTCGCCCGGCTCCATGGCGGGCGGCTGGTGCTGGACGAGGCACCCGGTGGCGGCCTTGCGGTGGCACTTCACCTGCCGAAGCGATAA
- a CDS encoding alpha/beta hydrolase, whose translation MTALRWTIAVGGAAMGSLATGLAARMLYRRALARNPVGVLDAADFALRAGRSGVRRVARARFGPDPQQVLEVFVPRGAHPRRDRRDTASALPVVVFIHGGAWDSGRVADYRFIARTLAPLGVMVVLAGYRLLPHGRWPVMLEDGAKALRWVADHVGPLGGDPGRVVLMGHSAGGYNALALALDRRWMEAQGLDAGALAGVIALAAPSDFLPLDDPASIAAFGHCANLRQTQPIDHAHALRHTSGKTGTRVPPLLLVHGANDTRVLPRHSLALADAMTGAGHPTRAAVLEGINHEQLITAFARPFARETRPLDAVKAFLAEVFPSREVHSASQ comes from the coding sequence ATGACCGCACTTCGATGGACAATCGCCGTGGGCGGGGCGGCCATGGGCAGCCTGGCCACGGGTCTGGCCGCACGGATGCTCTATCGCCGCGCACTGGCCCGCAATCCGGTCGGCGTGCTCGATGCCGCCGACTTCGCGTTGCGGGCGGGGCGCAGCGGCGTGCGCCGGGTCGCCCGCGCCCGCTTCGGTCCCGATCCGCAGCAGGTTCTCGAAGTCTTCGTGCCGCGCGGGGCCCATCCCCGGCGCGATCGGCGCGATACGGCAAGCGCCCTGCCGGTGGTGGTCTTCATCCACGGCGGCGCCTGGGACAGCGGGCGCGTGGCCGACTACCGCTTCATCGCCCGCACGCTCGCGCCGCTGGGCGTCATGGTCGTGCTGGCGGGCTATCGCCTGCTGCCGCACGGGCGCTGGCCGGTCATGCTCGAAGATGGCGCAAAGGCGCTGCGCTGGGTGGCCGATCATGTCGGCCCGCTGGGCGGCGATCCGGGCCGCGTGGTGCTGATGGGCCATTCGGCGGGAGGCTACAATGCGCTGGCCCTCGCCCTCGACCGGCGCTGGATGGAGGCCCAAGGGCTCGATGCCGGGGCGCTGGCCGGGGTCATCGCACTGGCCGCGCCCAGCGATTTCCTGCCGCTCGACGATCCCGCCTCGATTGCCGCCTTCGGCCATTGCGCCAACTTGCGCCAGACCCAGCCGATCGACCACGCCCATGCCCTGCGCCACACCAGTGGCAAGACCGGAACCCGCGTCCCGCCGCTGCTGCTCGTCCACGGCGCCAACGACACCCGCGTCCTGCCCCGCCACAGTCTGGCGCTGGCCGATGCGATGACCGGCGCGGGCCATCCGACACGGGCCGCCGTGCTGGAGGGGATCAACCACGAACAGCTGATCACCGCCTTTGCCCGCCCGTTTGCCCGCGAGACCCGCCCGCTCGATGCCGTAAAGGCCTTCCTCGCGGAGGTTTTCCCTTCACGCGAAGTTCATTCCGCGTCACAATAA
- a CDS encoding LytR/AlgR family response regulator transcription factor, translating into MTIRTILVDDEKLAIQGLQLRLQAFPDVEVIDTCSNGREAIRKIKTEKPDLVFLDIQMPGFDGFSVVKGVMEIDPPLFVFVTAYSEHALKAFEANAVDYLLKPVEEDRLADALDRARTRLAEKRGLEEVEKLKTVLAEVAPDAMPEMEDDGEVAAGRFEKLINIKDRGQIFRVDVDTIERIEAAGDYMCIYTGDNSLILRETMKDLERRLDPRVFQRVHRSKIVNLDQVRQVRPHTNGECFLVLESGAEVKVSRSYRDVVARFVH; encoded by the coding sequence ATGACCATCCGCACGATCCTCGTCGACGACGAGAAACTCGCCATCCAGGGCCTCCAGCTTCGTCTTCAGGCCTTCCCCGATGTCGAGGTGATCGACACCTGCTCCAACGGGCGTGAAGCGATCCGCAAGATCAAGACCGAAAAGCCCGACCTGGTCTTTCTCGACATCCAGATGCCCGGTTTCGACGGGTTCAGCGTGGTCAAGGGGGTGATGGAAATCGACCCCCCGCTGTTCGTCTTCGTAACCGCCTATTCCGAACATGCCTTGAAGGCGTTCGAGGCCAACGCCGTCGACTACCTGCTCAAGCCGGTCGAGGAAGACCGCCTGGCCGATGCCCTCGACCGCGCGCGCACGCGCCTCGCGGAAAAGCGCGGGCTGGAGGAAGTCGAAAAGCTCAAGACCGTGCTGGCCGAAGTGGCGCCCGACGCCATGCCCGAGATGGAAGACGATGGCGAAGTGGCCGCAGGCCGCTTTGAAAAGCTCATCAACATCAAGGACCGCGGCCAGATCTTCCGCGTCGATGTCGACACCATCGAACGGATCGAGGCGGCGGGCGACTACATGTGCATCTATACCGGCGACAATTCGCTCATCCTGCGCGAAACGATGAAGGATCTCGAACGCCGGCTCGACCCGCGCGTGTTCCAGCGCGTCCACCGCTCCAAGATCGTCAACCTCGATCAGGTCCGGCAGGTCCGCCCGCACACCAATGGCGAATGCTTCCTCGTCCTTGAATCGGGCGCCGAAGTGAAGGTCAGCCGCTCCTATCGCGACGTGGTGGCGCGCTTCGTTCACTGA
- a CDS encoding M48 family metalloprotease, whose protein sequence is MRRSAGRRAFPSGRLRPALVAMAGALAITGMSAQPACAQEVLRDAETEALFRDMSAPIIKAAGLDPHNVDIILLNDGDINAFVAGGQAVYVQSGLIGAADNINEVQGVVAHELGHITGGHVISTAGSRPATGITLLSLLLGGLAAAAGSPEAGMGVFMAGQQAAMGSYLAFSRAQESTADAAGAQYLSKAGISGRGSLDFFKKLQNMEFRYGFTRNADSEFYSTHPMTADRLATLQDTYEKDPAWNTPIDPDLQARFLRVKAKLYGYLADPQATLAAYPDYLNDPPAHYARAYAYHKEALMDKALAEVDAMLKQLPDDPYALELKGQVLLESGQPQAAIAPLRRATNLTGNNPLIATTFSHALLATEDPANFAEAERVLKTSVARDRENPFAWYQLGMVYEAEGDTPRARLASAEQQLMQMQLPEAARNAQAAEDTLPKGSADWLRAQDIAMSAQSQMERQRKKK, encoded by the coding sequence ATGCGCCGGTCTGCCGGTCGCCGGGCCTTCCCGTCGGGGCGCCTGCGCCCGGCCCTTGTCGCCATGGCTGGCGCACTGGCGATCACGGGGATGAGCGCCCAGCCGGCCTGCGCGCAGGAAGTCCTGCGCGATGCCGAGACCGAGGCCCTCTTCCGCGACATGTCGGCCCCGATCATCAAGGCCGCCGGGCTCGATCCGCACAATGTCGACATCATCCTGCTCAACGACGGCGACATCAACGCCTTCGTGGCGGGCGGACAGGCGGTCTATGTCCAGTCGGGCCTGATCGGCGCGGCCGACAATATCAACGAGGTTCAGGGCGTCGTCGCCCACGAACTGGGCCACATCACCGGCGGCCATGTGATCAGCACCGCCGGATCGCGCCCCGCCACGGGGATCACCCTGCTCAGCCTGCTGCTGGGCGGGCTGGCCGCCGCCGCCGGATCGCCCGAGGCAGGCATGGGCGTGTTCATGGCCGGGCAGCAGGCCGCGATGGGCAGCTATCTGGCCTTCAGCCGCGCGCAGGAAAGCACCGCCGACGCAGCGGGCGCGCAATACCTGTCGAAGGCGGGCATCTCGGGCCGGGGCTCGCTCGATTTCTTCAAGAAGCTCCAGAACATGGAGTTCCGCTATGGCTTCACCCGCAATGCCGACAGCGAGTTCTATTCGACCCACCCGATGACCGCCGACCGTCTGGCCACCTTGCAGGACACCTATGAAAAGGACCCGGCCTGGAACACCCCGATCGATCCCGATCTCCAGGCCCGCTTCCTGCGCGTGAAGGCCAAGCTCTATGGCTATCTGGCCGATCCCCAGGCCACGCTGGCGGCCTATCCCGACTATCTCAACGATCCCCCTGCGCATTATGCGCGGGCCTATGCCTACCACAAGGAAGCGCTGATGGACAAAGCGCTGGCCGAAGTGGACGCCATGCTCAAACAGTTGCCCGACGACCCTTACGCGCTCGAACTCAAGGGACAGGTGCTGCTCGAATCCGGCCAGCCGCAAGCCGCCATCGCCCCCTTGCGCCGCGCGACCAACCTGACCGGCAACAACCCGCTGATCGCCACCACGTTCAGCCATGCCCTGCTGGCCACCGAAGACCCCGCCAATTTCGCCGAGGCCGAGCGCGTCCTCAAGACCTCGGTCGCCAGGGACCGCGAAAACCCGTTCGCCTGGTATCAGCTGGGCATGGTCTACGAAGCCGAAGGGGATACCCCCCGCGCCCGTCTGGCCAGCGCCGAACAGCAACTGATGCAGATGCAATTGCCCGAGGCAGCCCGCAACGCGCAGGCCGCCGAGGACACGCTCCCCAAGGGCTCGGCCGACTGGCTGCGCGCGCAGGACATCGCCATGTCGGCCCAGTCCCAGATGGAGCGGCAAAGGAAGAAGAAATAG